The following proteins are encoded in a genomic region of Triticum dicoccoides isolate Atlit2015 ecotype Zavitan chromosome 1B, WEW_v2.0, whole genome shotgun sequence:
- the LOC119333514 gene encoding cytokinin dehydrogenase 3, translating to MEIAMVCTRVNLLILILSLCSPYKFIQSPMDFGPLNLLPTTIAASSDFGRILFHSPSAVLKPQSPRDISLLLSFLSASSLGKVTVAARGAGHSIHGQAQALDGIVVEMRSLPAEIELHKGGEGDASYADVSGGAMWIELLEQSLKAGLAPRSWTDYLYITIGGTLSNAGISGQTFKHGPQISNVLQLEVVTGRGETMTCSPTKNAELFSAVLGGLGQFGIITRARILLQEAPQKVKWVRAFYDDFGTFTKDQELLVSMPDMVDYVEGFIVLNEQSLHSSSIAFPANMDFSPDFGTKGRPKIYYCIEFSVHDYQRKSTNVEHVVEAISVQMSHIASHLYSVEVSYFDFLNRVRMEEMSLRSSGLWEVHHPWLNMFVPKAGIRDLRDLLMDNISPDNFEGLILIYPLLRDKWGTNTSVVLPDSGSTEQVMYVVGILRSANPDEGCSHHCLQELLRRHRHIADTAGVRIGAKQYLAHHPTPAGWHQHFGPRWERFAERKNRFDPLSILGPGQGIFPKGSNGVYAS from the exons ATGGAGATTGCCATGGTATGCACAAGAGTTaacctcctcatcctcatcctctccctctgctcgccatacaaGTTCATCCAGAGCCCCATGGACTTTGGCCCCTTGAACCTGCTCCCCACCACCATCGCTGCGTCCAGTGATTTCGGTAGGATCCTCTTCCACTCCCCGTCCGCGGTGTTGAAGCCCCAGTCCCCGAGGGACATCTCTCTGCTTCTTAGCTTCCTCTCTGCCTCGTCTCTAGGCAAGGTGACAGTGGCGGCCAGGGGTGCGGGTCACTCCATTCATGGACAGGCCCAGGCCCTCGATGGCATTGTGGTGGAGATGCGCTCCTTGCCTGCCGAGATAGAGCTGCAcaaaggaggagaaggagatgcTTCCTATGCTGATGTGAGCGGCGGAGCCATGTGGATAGAGCTCCTGGAGCAGAGCTTGAAGGCTGGGCTGGCTCCAAGGTCCTGGACTGATTACCTCTACATCACCATTGGTGGGACTTTGTCCAATGCCGGCATCAGCGGGCAGACATTCAAGCATGGGCCTCAGATTAGCAATGTTCTACAGCTGGAGGTAGTCACAG GCAGGGGAGAGACCATGACATGCTCGCCCACCAAGAATGCAGAGCTGTTCAGCGCTGTTCTGGGAGGCCTTGGCCAGTTTGGCATCATAACTAGGGCAAGGATCCTGCTGCAGGAAGCTCCACAGAAA GTGAAGTGGGTGAGGGCCTTCTACGACGATTTTGGCACCTTCACCAAAGACCAGGAGTTGCTGGTGTCGATGCCGGATATGGTGGACTACGTAGAAGGTTTCATCGTCTTGAACGAACAGTCCCTTCACAGCTCCTCCATCGCCTTCCCTGCAAATATGGACTTCAGCCCAGATTTTGGCACCAAGGGCAGGCCTAAGATCTACTACTGCATAGAGTTTTCGGTTCATGATTATCAGCGCAAGAGTACCAATGTGGAGCAC GTGGTGGAAGCCATCTCAGTGCAGATGAGCCACATAGCATCCCACCTGTACAGTGTGGAGGTGTCCTACTTTGATTTCCTCAACAGGGTGAGGATGGAGGAGATGAGCCTGAGGAGCAGCGGGCTCTGGGAGGTGCACCACCCGTGGCTCAACATGTTCGTGCCCAAGGCCGGGATCAGGGACCTGAGGGACCTTCTCATGGACAACATCTCACCGGATAACTTTGAGGGGCTCATCCTCATCTATCCACTCCTCAGAGACAA GTGGGGCACTAACACATCGGTCGTGCTACCGGATTCCGGGTCCACAGAGCAGGTGATGTACGTGGTTGGCATTCTCCGTTCTGCAAACCCTGATGAAGGATGCTCCCACCACTGCCTCCAAGAGCTTCTCCGCCGTCATCGCCACATAGCTGACACCGCCGGAGTGCGCATCGGTGCAAAACAGTACTTGGCTCACCATCCAACTCCGGCTGGCTGGCACCAACACTTTGGCCCGCGTTGGGAGCGGTTCGCGGAGCGCAAAAACCGGTTTGACCCGCTGTCCATCCTCGGGCCAGGCCAAGGTATATTCCCCAAGGGCAGCAATGGGGTTTATGCAAGCTGA